Proteins from a single region of Haloplanus sp. GDY1:
- a CDS encoding sodium:proton antiporter produces MIELLTTKYTYLTVVVLLAIGAYVMIESDNFVKKIIGMNIFQTGIFVFFISAAYRAGGRSPVVRSGGGGGPFVSPLPHVLILTAIVVGVSLTAVALGLVVRIYESYGTINEDTLEEVRAND; encoded by the coding sequence ATGATCGAACTCCTGACGACCAAGTACACGTACCTCACGGTGGTGGTGTTGCTCGCCATCGGCGCGTACGTCATGATCGAGAGCGACAACTTCGTGAAGAAGATCATCGGCATGAACATCTTCCAGACGGGCATCTTCGTGTTCTTCATCTCCGCCGCGTACCGCGCGGGCGGGCGCTCGCCGGTCGTTCGGAGCGGCGGTGGCGGCGGCCCCTTCGTCAGCCCGCTCCCACACGTCCTGATCCTCACCGCCATCGTCGTCGGCGTGAGCCTGACGGCCGTGGCGCTCGGCCTCGTCGTCCGCATCTACGAGAGTTACGGCACCATCAACGAGGACACCCTGGAGGAGGTGCGGGCGAATGACTGA
- a CDS encoding cation:proton antiporter — protein MVSETLSTIFLGAAGAFALFAVALLYRVVRGPTTQDRIVAINVVGTNTVIVIALVSVALGEYGYLDVALVYALLNFVMSIAVSKFTVEWGGVI, from the coding sequence ATGGTCTCGGAGACCCTCTCGACGATATTCCTCGGCGCCGCCGGGGCGTTCGCGCTGTTCGCGGTGGCCCTGCTCTACCGGGTCGTCCGCGGCCCGACCACGCAGGACCGCATCGTCGCCATCAACGTCGTCGGGACGAACACCGTCATCGTCATCGCGCTGGTGAGCGTCGCCCTCGGCGAGTACGGCTACCTCGACGTGGCGCTGGTGTACGCCCTGCTCAACTTCGTCATGAGCATCGCCGTCTCGAAGTTCACCGTCGAGTGGGGTGGCGTCATATGA
- a CDS encoding proton-conducting transporter membrane subunit — MTETYLPLLVAVPLLGALLAVATGLASTRGPALVARLVLGVQTLLAVWIGGTALAQGSLSVAVGGFAAPYGIELVVDGLSAVVVVLVAVVSFATLAFVTEDDPGGTAFYAQYLLLVAGLSGMSVTGDVFNLYVFLEITGLATYALVASAGTGRSAVSALKYLLFGTVAASLYLLGVGYALVATGTLNMADLAVELARVGYDSPLVLASFGFIVVGLATKAALFPLHTWQPDAYGDAPDSVSALIAALVSTVAAYALLRLVYTVYTPAFFDAVPVARDALVAVAAISIVVGSVLAVAQSEVKRMLAYSSVSQYGLVVVGVAIGTPAAVFGAVVHLVGHAIMKGGLFVAAGAVADLTGARTVEEYAGLADRFPVLGGASAVLMLAMVGVPPAVGFAGKWYIALGAVRAGTWPVAVVIFGSTLLTLAYFALLVERMFVAPASASVQAATDGGSDDHPSRPSRRALALVIGAAAVALVLGVAVTDLQTALEPTIDTLLSQ; from the coding sequence ATGACTGAGACGTACCTCCCCCTGCTGGTCGCGGTGCCCCTGCTCGGCGCCCTGCTCGCCGTGGCGACGGGGCTGGCGTCGACCCGCGGCCCCGCGCTGGTCGCCCGACTCGTCCTCGGGGTCCAGACCCTGCTTGCGGTCTGGATCGGTGGCACCGCCCTCGCGCAGGGCTCCCTCTCGGTCGCCGTCGGCGGGTTCGCCGCCCCGTACGGCATCGAACTCGTCGTCGACGGCCTGTCGGCGGTGGTGGTCGTCCTCGTCGCCGTCGTCTCTTTCGCCACGCTCGCGTTCGTGACCGAGGACGACCCCGGCGGCACCGCCTTCTACGCCCAGTACCTCCTGCTCGTGGCCGGCCTCTCGGGGATGTCCGTCACGGGCGACGTGTTCAACCTCTACGTCTTTCTCGAGATCACCGGACTGGCGACCTACGCGCTGGTCGCCTCCGCCGGGACGGGCCGCTCGGCGGTGTCGGCGCTCAAGTACCTGCTGTTCGGCACCGTCGCCGCCTCGCTGTACCTGCTCGGCGTCGGCTACGCGCTCGTGGCGACGGGGACGCTCAACATGGCCGACCTCGCGGTCGAACTCGCGCGGGTGGGCTACGACTCGCCGCTCGTGCTCGCCTCCTTCGGCTTCATCGTCGTCGGCCTCGCGACCAAGGCGGCGCTGTTCCCGCTGCACACCTGGCAGCCGGACGCCTACGGCGACGCCCCGGACAGCGTGAGCGCGCTGATCGCCGCTCTCGTCTCGACGGTGGCGGCCTACGCCCTGCTTCGCCTGGTCTACACCGTCTACACGCCGGCCTTCTTCGACGCCGTGCCCGTCGCCCGCGACGCGCTGGTCGCCGTCGCGGCGATCAGCATCGTCGTCGGGAGCGTCCTCGCCGTCGCCCAGTCCGAGGTGAAGCGGATGCTGGCGTACTCCTCGGTGTCGCAGTACGGACTGGTCGTCGTCGGCGTCGCCATCGGGACGCCGGCGGCCGTCTTCGGCGCCGTCGTCCACCTGGTCGGCCACGCGATCATGAAGGGCGGCCTGTTCGTCGCCGCGGGCGCCGTCGCGGATCTGACCGGCGCCCGGACCGTCGAGGAGTACGCCGGTCTGGCCGACCGCTTCCCCGTCCTCGGGGGGGCGAGCGCCGTCCTCATGCTCGCGATGGTCGGCGTCCCGCCGGCCGTCGGCTTCGCGGGCAAGTGGTACATCGCGCTCGGCGCCGTCCGCGCGGGCACCTGGCCCGTCGCGGTCGTCATCTTCGGCTCGACGCTCCTGACGCTCGCGTACTTCGCGCTGCTGGTCGAGCGGATGTTCGTCGCTCCCGCCTCCGCGAGCGTCCAGGCGGCGACCGACGGGGGAAGCGACGACCACCCGTCACGGCCGAGTCGCCGCGCGCTCGCCCTCGTGATCGGTGCCGCCGCCGTCGCGCTCGTCCTCGGCGTCGCCGTCACCGACCTCCAGACCGCACTCGAACCGACCATCGACACGCTCCTCTCTCAATGA
- a CDS encoding MnhB domain-containing protein, with protein sequence MSERDASGPETADTAADADGRLTRPAEDRPPYVESTIIMTTVRVIAPFVLTLGVFVMFHGASSAGGGFQGGVIAATTVVMLGFAFGIEPIAARLRNYHLAGLVLSGLGAFLLVGFGGYLLGGTFLQVPAYEALVHHGSKYSIEVVEIGIGVIVAGVITGLFFLLGTGVDTAREATEPGSEDG encoded by the coding sequence ATGAGCGAGCGTGACGCGTCGGGGCCGGAGACTGCGGACACAGCGGCGGACGCCGACGGCCGCCTCACCCGCCCCGCCGAGGACCGCCCGCCCTACGTCGAGAGCACGATCATCATGACGACGGTGCGGGTCATCGCCCCCTTCGTGTTGACCCTCGGGGTGTTCGTCATGTTCCACGGCGCGAGTTCCGCCGGCGGCGGCTTCCAGGGCGGCGTCATCGCCGCCACGACCGTCGTGATGCTCGGGTTCGCGTTCGGCATCGAACCGATAGCGGCCCGCCTCCGGAACTACCACCTCGCCGGCCTCGTCCTCTCGGGGTTAGGTGCCTTCCTCCTCGTCGGCTTCGGGGGCTACCTCCTCGGCGGCACGTTCCTGCAAGTGCCGGCCTACGAGGCGCTCGTTCACCACGGTAGCAAGTACAGCATCGAAGTCGTCGAAATCGGCATCGGCGTCATCGTCGCCGGCGTCATCACCGGGCTCTTCTTCCTGCTCGGCACCGGCGTCGACACCGCCCGTGAAGCGACCGAACCCGGATCGGAGGACGGATAG
- a CDS encoding DUF4040 domain-containing protein, producing the protein MSLTAPVAVVLVFMIGSALAAAVLRDVVGSIVAFAGYSFGVAVLWAFLRAPDVALTEAAVGAGITTVLFLLTIARTSVSRSERFEGIGLRSTLAVVAIVATVGATVPALPAVGAADTPVLAGEVSQHYLDSAYEETGVTNVVTAVLVGYRGFDTLGEAAVVFAAGIAMLLVLRREAFV; encoded by the coding sequence ATGAGCCTCACCGCCCCCGTCGCGGTGGTCCTCGTGTTCATGATCGGGAGCGCGCTCGCGGCCGCCGTCCTCAGGGACGTGGTCGGCAGCATCGTCGCCTTCGCCGGCTACAGCTTCGGCGTGGCCGTCCTCTGGGCGTTCCTGCGGGCGCCCGACGTGGCGCTCACCGAGGCGGCCGTCGGCGCCGGCATCACGACGGTGCTCTTTTTGCTCACCATCGCCCGAACCTCCGTCTCGCGCTCCGAGCGGTTCGAGGGGATCGGCCTCCGGTCGACCCTGGCCGTCGTCGCCATCGTCGCCACCGTCGGCGCGACGGTGCCGGCCCTCCCTGCCGTGGGAGCCGCCGACACCCCGGTCCTCGCCGGCGAGGTGAGCCAGCACTACCTCGACAGCGCCTACGAGGAGACCGGCGTGACGAACGTCGTCACGGCCGTGCTGGTCGGCTACCGCGGGTTCGACACGCTGGGCGAGGCGGCCGTCGTCTTCGCCGCCGGCATCGCCATGTTGCTCGTGCTTCGACGGGAGGCGTTCGTATGA
- the mnhG gene encoding monovalent cation/H(+) antiporter subunit G: MTPVEYLAAALVIGGVFFGFVATVGLLRLPDLYSRLHAASKSDTLGSVLAIAGTAAALGLTTESMKMLFLVLFLFLTSPTAAHAIARAGKEQEVDPVGEEAAWRDEDGGEAR; the protein is encoded by the coding sequence ATGACGCCCGTCGAGTACCTCGCGGCCGCGCTCGTCATCGGCGGCGTCTTCTTCGGCTTCGTCGCCACCGTCGGGCTGCTCCGCCTGCCCGACCTCTACTCGCGGCTCCACGCCGCCTCCAAGAGCGACACGCTCGGGTCGGTGCTGGCCATCGCCGGCACGGCGGCCGCCCTCGGCCTCACCACCGAGTCGATGAAGATGCTGTTCTTGGTGCTCTTTCTGTTCCTGACGAGCCCCACCGCCGCCCACGCCATCGCCCGCGCCGGCAAGGAACAGGAGGTCGACCCCGTCGGCGAGGAGGCCGCCTGGCGCGACGAGGACGGGGGTGAGGCGAGATGA